A DNA window from Gorilla gorilla gorilla isolate KB3781 chromosome 6, NHGRI_mGorGor1-v2.1_pri, whole genome shotgun sequence contains the following coding sequences:
- the ZNF727 gene encoding putative zinc finger protein 727 isoform X2 gives MKSGCAGSLHFTAEILLEHDINDSFQKVILRKSGSCDLNTLRLKKDYQRVGNCKGQKSSYNGIHQCLSSTHSKICQYNKCGKAFGLCSVFTEHKKIFSREKCYKYEECGKDCRLSDFTIQKRIHTADRSYKCEECGKACKKFSNLTEHNRVHTGKKPYKCEECGKTFTCSSALTKHKRNHTGDRPYKCEECHKAFRCCSDLTKHKRIHTGEKPYKCKECHKAFRCCSDLTKHKRIHTGEKPYKCNECGKAFMWISAVSQHNRIHTGEKPYICEECGKAFTYSSTLISHKRIHMELRPYKCEECGKTFKWFSDLTNHKRIHTGEKPYKCEECGKSFTCSSNLIKHKRIHMEVRPYKCEECGKTFKWFPDLTNHKRIHTGEKPYKCEQCGKTFTCSSSLIKHKRSHTGDRPTSAKNVAKPLGGSQTLLNIR, from the exons ATGAAGAGTGGCTGTG ctggcTCTTTGCATTTTACTGCAGAGATATTGCTGGAGCACGACATAAACGATTCATTTCAAAAAGTGATTCTGAGAAAATCTGGAAGCTGTGACCTTAATACTTTACGTTTAAAGAAAGACTACCAACGTGTGGGTAATTGCAAGGGGCAGAAAAGCAGTTATAATGGCATTCATCAATGTTTGTCAAGTACCCATAGCAAAATCTGTCAATATAataaatgtggcaaagcttttggGTTGTGCTCAGTCTTCACTGAACATAAGAAAATTTTTAGCAGAGAGAAATGCTACAAatatgaagaatgtggcaaagacTGTAGGTTGTCAGATTTTACCATACAGAAGAGAATTCATACTGCAGATAGAagttacaaatgtgaagaatgtggcaaagcctgtAAAAAGTTCTCAAACCTTACTGAACATAATAGAGTTCATACTGgaaagaaaccctacaaatgtgaagaatgtggcaaaacgTTTACCTGTTCCTCAGCCCTTACTAAACACAAGAGAAATCATACTGGAGACAGACCCTACAAATGCGAAGAATGTCACAAAGCCTTTAGGTGTTGCTCAGaccttactaaacataagagaattcatactggagagaaaccctacaaatgtaaagaatgtcaCAAAGCCTTTAGGTGTTGCTCAGaccttactaaacataagagaattcatactggagagaaaccctacaaatgtaatgaatgtggaaaagcTTTTATGTGGATCTCGGCCGTTAGTCAACATAacagaattcatactggagagaaaccctacatttgtgaagaatgtggcaaagcctttaccTACTCCTCAACCCTTATTAGCCACAAGAGAATTCATATGGAATTGAgaccttacaaatgtgaagaatgtggcaaaaccttTAAGTGGTTCTCAGACCTGACTAATCATaagagaattcacactggagagaaaccctacaaatgtgaagaatgtggcaaaagcTTTACCTGCTCCTCAAACCTTATTAAACACAAGAGAATTCATATGGAAGTGAgaccttacaaatgtgaagaatgtggcaaaaccttTAAGTGGTTCCCAGACCTGACTAATCATaagagaattcacactggagagaagccctacaaatgtgaacaatgtggcaaaacctttaCCTGCTCCTCAAGCCTTATTAAACACAAGAGAAGTCATACTGGAGACAGACCTACAAGTgcaaagaatgtggcaaagcctttaggtGGTTCTCAGACCTTACTAAACATAaggtaa